In Rhodococcus rhodochrous, a single genomic region encodes these proteins:
- a CDS encoding FAD-binding oxidoreductase, giving the protein MQMPRSSGVKVPYGEAVHRQGVDRLLRSYSAIPADAPVRLAKKTSNLFRARAAVNAPRLDVSGLGGVISVDPQARTADVAGMCTYEDLVDATLPYGLAPLVVPQLKTITLGGAVTGLGIESTSFRNGLPHESVLEMDILTGSGEIITARPEGEHADLFHGFPNSYGSLGYATRLRIELEPVKRFVALRHLRFDTIADLQSALARIVDERTWDGTPVDYLDGVVFSATESYLTLGTQTDEPGPVSDYTGQDIYYRSIQHVSVNRPKEDRLTIRDYLWRWDTDWFWCSRAFGAQNPKIRRMWPKQLLRSSFYWKLIALDHKYSVADRIEARKGNPPRERVVQDIEVPLERTREFVEWFLDEIPIEPIWLCPLKLRDIESAPDGRRPSTADPQRPWPLYPLEPKRAYVNVGFWSSVPIVPGAEEGAANRLIEKKVAELDGHKSLYSDSYYSKDEFEKLYYGGGEYPALKQKYDPRSRLLDLFSKAVQRK; this is encoded by the coding sequence ATGCAGATGCCGAGATCGTCAGGTGTGAAGGTCCCGTACGGGGAGGCGGTACACCGTCAGGGTGTCGACCGCCTGCTGCGCTCGTACAGCGCGATTCCGGCCGACGCGCCCGTGCGACTCGCGAAGAAGACGTCGAACCTCTTCCGAGCGCGCGCCGCGGTGAACGCGCCGAGGCTCGACGTCTCCGGTCTCGGCGGTGTCATCTCCGTCGACCCTCAGGCACGCACCGCCGACGTCGCCGGCATGTGCACCTACGAGGACCTCGTCGACGCGACGCTGCCCTACGGCCTCGCGCCGTTGGTCGTCCCGCAGCTGAAGACCATCACGCTCGGCGGCGCCGTCACCGGGCTCGGCATCGAGTCGACCTCCTTCCGCAACGGCCTCCCCCACGAGTCCGTGCTCGAGATGGACATCCTCACCGGGTCCGGCGAGATCATCACGGCCCGCCCCGAGGGTGAGCACGCCGATCTGTTCCACGGCTTCCCCAACTCGTACGGTTCGCTCGGGTACGCCACGCGCCTGCGCATCGAACTCGAACCGGTGAAGCGTTTCGTCGCACTGCGTCACCTGCGTTTCGACACGATCGCCGATCTGCAGTCCGCCCTCGCGCGGATCGTCGACGAACGAACCTGGGACGGCACACCGGTCGACTATCTCGACGGTGTCGTCTTCTCTGCGACCGAGAGCTACCTGACGCTCGGCACACAGACCGACGAGCCGGGTCCCGTCAGCGATTACACCGGGCAGGACATCTACTACCGGTCGATCCAGCACGTCTCCGTCAACCGCCCCAAGGAGGATCGGCTCACGATCCGCGACTATCTGTGGCGGTGGGACACCGACTGGTTCTGGTGCTCACGGGCTTTCGGCGCCCAGAACCCGAAGATCCGCCGGATGTGGCCGAAGCAGTTGCTGCGCAGCAGTTTCTACTGGAAGCTCATCGCGCTCGACCACAAGTACTCGGTGGCCGACCGGATCGAGGCGCGCAAGGGCAATCCGCCCCGCGAGCGCGTCGTGCAGGACATCGAGGTCCCGCTCGAACGCACGCGGGAGTTCGTCGAGTGGTTCCTCGACGAAATCCCCATCGAGCCGATCTGGTTGTGCCCCTTGAAATTGCGCGACATCGAGTCGGCCCCGGACGGCCGGCGTCCGAGCACCGCGGACCCCCAGCGTCCGTGGCCGCTGTACCCGCTCGAGCCGAAGCGCGCCTATGTGAACGTCGGGTTCTGGTCGTCCGTTCCCATCGTGCCCGGCGCCGAGGAGGGCGCCGCCAACCGGTTGATCGAGAAGAAGGTCGCCGAACTCGACGGGCACAAATCGCTCTACTCGGACTCCTATTACTCGAAGGACGAGTTCGAGAAACTGTATTACGGCGGTGGTGAATACCCCGCCCTCAAACAGAAATACGACCCTCGGTCCCGTCTACTGGACCTCTTCTCGAAGGCGGTGCAAAGAAAGTGA
- a CDS encoding SRPBCC family protein has product MAQVSASSSIQLAAAPEAVLTALADYETVRPRILTEHYRDYRVISGGRGDGTVVHWILQATEKRQRDVQATVSVKGSTVTETDANSSLVTTYSVVPNGTGSTVVVLTQWKGAGGVKGFFEKTFAPLGLKKIQQQMLENLKKEVD; this is encoded by the coding sequence ATGGCACAGGTCAGTGCAAGCAGTTCGATCCAGTTGGCGGCAGCTCCCGAGGCGGTGCTCACCGCCCTGGCCGACTACGAGACCGTGCGTCCGCGCATCCTCACCGAGCACTACCGCGACTACCGCGTGATATCCGGCGGTCGCGGCGACGGCACCGTCGTGCACTGGATCCTCCAAGCCACGGAGAAGCGCCAGCGCGACGTGCAGGCCACCGTGTCGGTGAAGGGCAGTACCGTCACGGAGACGGATGCCAACTCCTCGCTCGTGACGACCTACAGCGTCGTGCCGAACGGGACGGGTTCGACGGTCGTGGTGCTCACGCAGTGGAAGGGCGCCGGAGGCGTCAAGGGCTTCTTCGAGAAGACGTTCGCGCCGCTCGGCCTGAAGAAGATCCAGCAGCAGATGCTCGAGAACCTGAAGAAGGAAGTCGACTGA
- a CDS encoding YbaB/EbfC family nucleoid-associated protein, with the protein MPDMQQLLAQAQQMQQQLVAAQNEMAQAEVTGQAGGGLVTATVKGTGEVVSVKIDPKVVDPEDVETLQDLVVGAIADASAKAQDIAAEKLGPLAGGLGGGIPGLPGF; encoded by the coding sequence ATGCCCGACATGCAGCAACTCCTCGCTCAGGCCCAGCAGATGCAGCAGCAGCTCGTGGCTGCGCAGAACGAGATGGCGCAGGCGGAGGTCACCGGCCAGGCCGGCGGTGGTCTCGTCACGGCGACGGTGAAGGGCACGGGCGAGGTCGTGTCCGTGAAGATCGATCCGAAGGTCGTCGACCCCGAGGACGTCGAGACCCTGCAGGATCTCGTGGTCGGTGCGATCGCCGACGCCTCGGCGAAGGCCCAGGACATCGCGGCCGAGAAGCTCGGTCCGCTCGCGGGTGGGCTCGGCGGCGGAATCCCCGGCCTGCCCGGTTTCTAG
- the recR gene encoding recombination mediator RecR encodes MYEGPVQDLIDELGKLPGVGPKSAQRIAFHLLSVEPPEIDRLQAALQRIRDGVQFCEVCGTVSDQQRCRICSDPRRDRTVICVVEEPKDVQAIERTREFRGRYHVLGGALDPLNGVGPDQLHIRELLTRIGNQEDGIDVSEVIIATDPNTEGEATATYLVRMLRDFPGLSVTRLASGLPMGGDLEFADELTLGRALSGRRAM; translated from the coding sequence TTGTACGAAGGACCGGTACAGGACCTCATCGACGAGCTGGGCAAGCTTCCGGGCGTCGGCCCGAAGAGTGCCCAGCGCATCGCGTTCCATCTGCTCTCGGTCGAGCCGCCCGAGATCGACCGCCTGCAGGCGGCGCTGCAGCGGATCCGCGACGGCGTGCAGTTCTGCGAGGTCTGCGGAACGGTCTCCGACCAGCAGCGTTGCCGCATCTGCTCCGATCCTCGCCGCGACCGCACGGTGATCTGCGTGGTCGAGGAACCGAAGGACGTGCAGGCGATCGAACGCACCCGTGAGTTCCGGGGGCGCTACCACGTCCTCGGTGGTGCGCTCGACCCTCTCAACGGTGTCGGTCCCGACCAGCTGCACATCCGCGAACTGCTCACCCGGATCGGCAACCAGGAGGACGGCATCGACGTCTCCGAGGTGATCATCGCGACCGACCCCAACACGGAGGGCGAGGCGACGGCCACCTATCTGGTGCGCATGCTGCGCGACTTCCCGGGGCTGAGCGTGACACGCCTCGCGTCGGGTCTGCCGATGGGCGGCGACCTCGAGTTCGCCGACGAGCTGACGCTCGGACGAGCGTTGTCGGGGAGGCGGGCGATGTGA
- a CDS encoding TetR family transcriptional regulator, which yields MTVRSTEASHRGAPEKRRRTSDETRKLIIDAAGKAFATRPYRDITLKDIAEEAGVSAPLIIKYFGSKEQLYEELVDFQYGAQVLFDGPLESLGERMVAMLARPLEPYKPLSMNILFMSGGSEESNRMLRDNYSTQMVDALAARLPGPDARLRAELAMSAVMGLAIMRRRMMQERATGTVEEVVALYAPLVQRLLDGDSS from the coding sequence GTGACCGTGCGCAGCACGGAGGCATCGCATCGGGGTGCACCCGAGAAGCGTCGCCGAACTTCCGACGAGACCAGGAAGCTGATCATCGATGCTGCCGGTAAGGCGTTCGCGACGCGCCCCTACCGCGACATCACGCTCAAGGACATCGCGGAGGAAGCGGGCGTCAGCGCACCGCTGATCATCAAGTACTTCGGCTCGAAGGAGCAGTTGTACGAGGAGCTCGTCGACTTCCAGTACGGCGCGCAGGTGCTGTTCGACGGGCCGCTCGAGAGTCTGGGGGAGCGGATGGTCGCGATGCTCGCCCGCCCGCTCGAGCCCTACAAGCCGCTGTCGATGAACATCCTCTTCATGAGCGGGGGCAGCGAGGAGAGCAACCGCATGCTCCGCGACAACTACTCCACGCAGATGGTCGACGCTCTCGCCGCGCGGCTTCCGGGGCCGGACGCCCGTCTCCGGGCCGAGCTGGCGATGTCGGCGGTGATGGGTTTGGCGATCATGCGCCGCCGCATGATGCAGGAGCGCGCGACCGGAACGGTCGAGGAGGTGGTGGCGCTGTACGCGCCGCTGGTCCAGCGATTGCTCGACGGAGACAGTTCTTAG
- a CDS encoding MFS transporter: MSISLPLRLHVSGRSASAPTRSVPGTKTASGPAEKKTRDLRHLVFPVLAVGAVFQAIMQTVMVPLLPSMPGFTGAGTTAVSWLVTSTLLVGAVMTPIFGRLADMIGKKRMLLIAFSLMTLGSLICALTSDIGLLIFARGLQGAGAAVLPIGMAILREVVPRDHVERSIAMLSSTLGIGTAVGIPFAAAIVQFADWHLLFWITAAIGAGVALAAWIVIPESDTRTGGRFDAVGAAGLSAALVCLLVPITQGSTWGWSSPAVLLSFAASVLLFVLWGVQQLRNRNPLVDLRVSARRSVLAPHLSALLVGFAFYGNTLITTQLLQAPSGHGAGYELTILQAAACQLAASFAMMIFAIVASRITERFGPKITIMTGAVFLLAGYSVHAVPGKPLWLVVAAIFVAAIGTSLVYCTLPVLLLGAVPLSQNAAANGVNVLLRTVGSTVCSAVVASVLAAHTLGGGLGIGTAGFVIAYLVCAGCAVVVFVSGFALPSKQALRPVEN, from the coding sequence ATGTCGATCTCGCTCCCCCTGCGCCTGCACGTGTCGGGTAGGTCCGCCTCCGCGCCGACCCGCTCGGTCCCCGGAACGAAGACGGCGAGCGGACCGGCGGAGAAGAAGACACGCGACCTGCGGCATCTCGTCTTCCCGGTTCTCGCGGTCGGTGCCGTCTTCCAGGCCATCATGCAGACCGTCATGGTCCCGCTCCTGCCGAGCATGCCGGGCTTCACCGGCGCCGGAACCACCGCGGTCTCGTGGTTGGTGACGAGCACCCTGCTGGTCGGTGCGGTGATGACGCCGATCTTCGGCCGTCTCGCCGACATGATCGGCAAGAAGCGGATGCTCCTCATCGCGTTCTCGCTCATGACCCTCGGCTCGCTGATCTGCGCGCTGACCTCCGACATCGGATTGCTCATCTTCGCCCGCGGCCTGCAGGGCGCCGGCGCGGCGGTGCTGCCGATCGGCATGGCGATCCTCCGCGAGGTCGTGCCCCGCGATCACGTGGAGCGCTCGATCGCGATGCTCAGCTCCACCCTCGGCATCGGCACCGCGGTCGGCATCCCGTTCGCGGCCGCCATCGTCCAGTTCGCCGACTGGCACCTGCTCTTCTGGATCACCGCCGCGATCGGTGCCGGTGTGGCCCTCGCGGCGTGGATCGTCATCCCGGAATCGGACACCCGCACCGGCGGTCGTTTCGACGCCGTGGGCGCCGCCGGCCTGTCCGCAGCGCTGGTGTGCCTGCTCGTGCCCATCACCCAGGGCAGCACGTGGGGCTGGTCGAGCCCCGCGGTGCTGCTCTCGTTCGCCGCGTCGGTGCTGCTGTTCGTGCTCTGGGGCGTGCAGCAGTTGCGCAACCGCAACCCGCTCGTCGACCTGCGTGTCTCGGCCCGCCGTTCCGTCCTCGCGCCGCATCTGTCGGCACTGCTCGTCGGGTTCGCCTTCTACGGCAACACCCTCATCACCACGCAGCTGCTGCAGGCGCCGTCCGGGCACGGAGCCGGGTACGAACTGACCATCCTCCAGGCCGCCGCGTGTCAGCTCGCCGCGAGCTTCGCGATGATGATCTTCGCGATCGTGGCCTCCCGGATCACCGAACGCTTCGGCCCCAAGATCACGATCATGACCGGAGCGGTCTTCCTGCTCGCCGGTTACAGCGTCCACGCGGTGCCCGGCAAGCCGCTGTGGCTCGTGGTCGCCGCCATCTTCGTCGCGGCCATCGGCACGTCGCTCGTGTACTGCACACTGCCGGTGCTCCTGCTCGGTGCTGTGCCCCTGTCGCAGAACGCGGCTGCGAACGGCGTCAATGTCCTGCTCCGCACCGTGGGCAGCACCGTCTGCAGCGCGGTCGTCGCCTCGGTGCTCGCAGCCCACACTCTCGGAGGCGGGCTCGGCATCGGCACCGCGGGCTTCGTGATCGCCTATCTCGTGTGCGCCGGCTGCGCCGTGGTCGTCTTCGTCTCGGGCTTCGCGCTCCCGTCGAAGCAGGCCCTGCGGCCCGTCGAGAACTGA
- a CDS encoding oxygenase MpaB family protein has protein sequence MTTTPPRTRSRKAAVVAKPEARIEKAGTFPPPNRDPHPKRGRMGWVKVIEELDPVTQHQDIVRITAGYEFPWDYQRSLEFALFRTYCVPSISELLARTGEFEKRPQKRYDDTALLMAELVEHGYDAERGRESLRNINRMHGKYSIDNDDMLYVLSTFVYDPLDWIDRYGWRRLHPKERLASFYFYRQVGIRMGIKDIPESFQEFHRFKLEYEREKFTYSDDNHAIGTYTLRLFQSWYPKVLNKGIEKVVFALIDDRMASAFGFPKSSPQLTEFVEGALRARSAFVRRLPKRRVSLSAGNATNRTYPGYPLGYRPSDLGVEH, from the coding sequence ATGACGACCACTCCCCCGCGCACTCGCAGCCGGAAGGCCGCCGTCGTCGCAAAGCCCGAGGCACGTATCGAGAAGGCCGGCACGTTCCCGCCCCCGAACAGGGATCCGCACCCGAAGCGTGGGCGGATGGGCTGGGTCAAGGTGATCGAGGAGCTCGACCCGGTCACGCAGCACCAGGACATCGTGCGGATCACCGCCGGCTACGAGTTCCCGTGGGACTATCAGCGGTCGCTCGAGTTCGCCCTCTTCCGCACGTACTGCGTGCCCAGCATCTCGGAACTGCTCGCTCGCACCGGCGAGTTCGAGAAGCGGCCGCAGAAGCGGTACGACGACACGGCGCTGCTGATGGCCGAGCTGGTCGAGCACGGCTACGACGCCGAGCGGGGACGCGAATCGCTGCGCAACATCAACCGGATGCACGGCAAGTACTCGATCGACAACGACGACATGCTGTACGTCCTGTCGACCTTCGTGTACGACCCGCTCGACTGGATCGACCGTTACGGGTGGCGTCGTCTGCACCCGAAGGAGCGGCTGGCGTCGTTCTACTTCTACCGCCAGGTTGGCATCCGGATGGGCATCAAGGACATCCCGGAGTCGTTCCAGGAGTTCCACCGGTTCAAGCTCGAATACGAGCGTGAGAAGTTCACCTACAGCGACGACAACCACGCCATCGGTACCTACACGCTGCGCCTGTTCCAGTCGTGGTACCCGAAGGTGCTGAACAAGGGCATCGAGAAGGTCGTCTTCGCGCTGATCGACGACCGCATGGCGTCGGCGTTCGGTTTCCCGAAGAGCTCACCGCAGCTGACGGAGTTCGTCGAGGGTGCGCTGCGGGCACGGTCGGCGTTCGTGCGGCGACTGCCGAAGCGACGCGTGTCGCTGTCCGCGGGCAATGCCACCAACCGGACGTATCCGGGTTACCCCCTCGGTTACCGTCCGAGCGATCTGGGCGTCGAACACTGA
- a CDS encoding aldehyde dehydrogenase family protein: protein MTQNLTSPKNAKSNSDKASTAANTDTFASLDPRNGEVIAEYPIADEAAVGAAVERARVAARWWEAQGFRGRRDWLLEFKKAVATDATSLASVVSKETGKPFGDAFLEVMLAVEHLDWAAKNAKKVLKPRKVPSGVASFNQAATLEYKPLGVIGVIGPWNYPVYTPMGSIAYSLAAGNAVVFKPSELTPGVAKWLEDKWNSIAPTQPVFQVVTGLGETGSALVRSGVDKVAFTGSGPTARKVMAVCAESLTPLVAECGGKDAMIVAADANIDEAVEFAAFGAFGNAGQTCAGVERIYVEEPVYREFLDKLTATVRRAKPGGDENSTYGPMTLPRQVDIVRNHIEDALKSGGKAVLGGLESVQERIVEPVILTDVPETSAAVCEETFGPTVVVNKVRDLDEAVERANGTNYGLGASIFTRNKKKGRQLAERLRNGMVSVNSVLGFAAIASLPFGGIGESGFGRIHGADGLREFSRPKSVTVAKFSSPLKLMSLERPERDLKISQAMLKFMHGR, encoded by the coding sequence ATGACCCAGAACCTCACCAGTCCGAAGAACGCGAAGAGCAACTCGGACAAGGCATCCACGGCAGCGAACACCGACACCTTCGCCAGCCTCGATCCCCGGAACGGCGAGGTGATCGCCGAGTATCCGATCGCCGACGAGGCCGCCGTGGGCGCGGCCGTCGAGCGTGCCCGCGTCGCTGCCCGCTGGTGGGAGGCGCAGGGCTTCCGCGGCCGCCGCGACTGGCTCCTCGAGTTCAAGAAGGCCGTCGCGACCGACGCGACCTCGCTCGCATCGGTGGTGTCCAAGGAGACCGGCAAGCCCTTCGGCGACGCCTTCCTCGAAGTCATGCTGGCGGTCGAGCATCTCGACTGGGCGGCCAAGAACGCCAAGAAGGTGCTCAAGCCCCGCAAGGTGCCCTCGGGCGTCGCGAGCTTCAACCAGGCCGCGACCCTCGAGTACAAGCCGCTCGGTGTCATCGGCGTGATCGGCCCCTGGAACTACCCGGTCTACACCCCGATGGGTTCGATCGCCTACTCGCTGGCCGCCGGCAACGCCGTCGTGTTCAAGCCGAGCGAGCTCACCCCCGGGGTCGCGAAGTGGCTCGAGGACAAGTGGAATTCGATCGCTCCCACTCAGCCCGTCTTCCAGGTGGTCACCGGTCTCGGTGAGACGGGTTCGGCGCTCGTGCGTTCGGGTGTCGACAAGGTCGCCTTCACCGGCTCCGGCCCCACCGCCCGCAAGGTCATGGCGGTGTGCGCCGAGTCGCTCACCCCGCTCGTCGCCGAGTGCGGCGGCAAGGACGCGATGATCGTCGCGGCCGACGCGAACATCGACGAGGCCGTCGAGTTCGCCGCCTTCGGTGCGTTCGGCAACGCCGGCCAGACCTGCGCGGGCGTCGAGCGCATCTACGTCGAGGAGCCCGTCTACCGTGAGTTCCTCGACAAGCTCACCGCCACCGTCCGGCGTGCGAAGCCGGGCGGCGACGAGAACTCGACCTACGGCCCCATGACGCTTCCGCGCCAGGTCGACATCGTGCGCAACCACATCGAGGACGCCCTGAAGTCCGGCGGCAAGGCCGTCCTGGGCGGACTCGAGTCGGTGCAGGAGCGCATCGTCGAACCCGTCATCCTCACCGACGTGCCCGAGACCTCGGCCGCGGTGTGCGAGGAGACCTTCGGCCCGACGGTCGTCGTCAACAAGGTCCGCGACCTCGACGAGGCAGTCGAGCGCGCGAACGGCACCAACTACGGTCTCGGCGCGTCGATCTTCACGCGCAACAAGAAGAAGGGCCGTCAGCTCGCCGAGCGCCTGCGCAACGGCATGGTGTCGGTCAACTCGGTGCTCGGCTTCGCCGCCATCGCCTCGCTGCCCTTCGGCGGCATCGGAGAGTCCGGCTTCGGCCGCATCCACGGCGCCGACGGCCTGCGCGAGTTCAGCCGTCCCAAGTCCGTCACGGTGGCGAAGTTCAGCTCGCCGCTCAAGCTCATGAGCCTCGAGCGTCCGGAGCGCGACCTGAAGATCTCGCAGGCGATGCTCAAGTTCATGCACGGAAGGTGA
- a CDS encoding GntR family transcriptional regulator, translating to MAAPTRSPGTAADHAAASRRSEGAVRRRPQLSDEVAGHLRGSIMSGALRPGDFIRLDETAVELGVSVTPVREALLTLRGEGMVESAPNRGYRVSPLTRGDIDDIFWLQGQIAVELALRAVDRATPADLERLADLNERLRMLVVIPEGVTPDIERIADAEFDFHRELNRIADSPKLAWFLNTASRTIPYRLYARDAEWGTLAVRSHTKLIEAIAAQDHSEVITQTLLQFEDAAARLVAHRERAGVDSPSG from the coding sequence ATGGCGGCACCGACACGCAGCCCCGGGACAGCGGCGGATCACGCTGCGGCATCCCGACGTTCGGAGGGGGCCGTGCGGCGCCGTCCGCAGCTTTCCGACGAGGTGGCCGGCCACCTCCGCGGCTCGATCATGTCCGGCGCGCTGCGTCCGGGCGACTTCATCCGGCTCGACGAGACCGCGGTCGAACTCGGCGTCAGCGTCACCCCCGTCCGGGAGGCGCTGCTGACACTGCGCGGCGAGGGAATGGTCGAATCCGCCCCGAACCGCGGCTACCGGGTCTCGCCCCTCACGCGCGGCGACATCGACGACATCTTCTGGCTGCAGGGGCAGATCGCCGTCGAGCTCGCACTCCGTGCGGTCGACCGTGCCACGCCGGCCGATCTCGAGCGTCTGGCCGACCTCAACGAGCGGTTGCGCATGCTCGTCGTCATCCCGGAGGGGGTGACGCCCGACATCGAGCGGATCGCCGACGCCGAGTTCGACTTCCATCGCGAGCTCAACCGCATCGCCGACAGCCCCAAGCTCGCATGGTTCCTCAACACCGCCTCGCGCACCATTCCGTACCGTCTCTACGCGCGGGACGCCGAGTGGGGGACGCTCGCCGTCCGGTCGCACACGAAGCTGATCGAGGCGATCGCCGCGCAGGACCACAGTGAGGTGATCACACAGACGCTCCTGCAGTTCGAGGATGCGGCCGCGCGTCTGGTCGCCCACCGTGAGCGGGCGGGGGTCGATTCGCCTTCCGGATAG
- a CDS encoding oxygenase MpaB family protein: protein MTTHAEERVPAVTTDGPVATPAPLPAGSVELADFVGESMLLLGAGATVLLQLASRGVGHGVADHSTTLQRPLDRLRTTMTYVYAVTLGTPEEKKQVVRMVNKAHVPVRSETYNAFDPELQLWVAATLYRNGVNMYQRMFGPLTDADIERIYRQSAVYGTALQVEDDMWPKTREEFDRYWDEMIATFEVDRKVRSFTRNLLTGGDAPLPVRALMPLQRFMTIGLLPQRMRDEFALPWSPRDQRRFDLFWKVFPPIYRTVPGPIRRLSATYYLNDMRRRMKAHGHVI from the coding sequence ATGACGACCCACGCCGAAGAGCGCGTCCCCGCCGTCACCACCGACGGGCCGGTGGCGACTCCCGCTCCGCTTCCGGCGGGCTCGGTCGAACTGGCCGACTTCGTCGGAGAGTCGATGCTCCTGCTCGGAGCCGGCGCGACGGTCCTCCTGCAGCTGGCATCGCGCGGTGTCGGGCACGGCGTCGCCGATCACAGCACCACCCTGCAGCGGCCGCTCGACCGGTTGCGCACCACGATGACCTACGTCTATGCGGTCACGCTCGGCACTCCCGAGGAGAAGAAGCAGGTCGTCCGGATGGTCAACAAGGCGCACGTCCCGGTGCGCTCGGAGACCTACAACGCCTTCGACCCCGAACTCCAGTTGTGGGTCGCCGCAACGCTGTACCGGAACGGCGTGAACATGTACCAGCGGATGTTCGGACCGCTCACCGATGCCGACATCGAACGCATCTACCGCCAGTCCGCGGTCTACGGCACGGCCCTGCAGGTCGAGGACGACATGTGGCCGAAGACGCGGGAGGAGTTCGACAGGTACTGGGACGAGATGATCGCGACCTTCGAGGTCGATCGGAAGGTGCGGTCCTTCACCCGCAACCTCCTCACCGGCGGCGATGCCCCGCTTCCCGTTCGTGCCCTCATGCCACTGCAGCGGTTCATGACGATCGGTCTTCTGCCGCAACGCATGCGCGACGAGTTCGCGCTGCCGTGGAGCCCGCGCGACCAGCGGCGCTTCGACCTGTTCTGGAAGGTGTTCCCGCCGATCTACCGCACGGTGCCCGGGCCGATCCGCCGGCTGTCGGCCACCTACTACCTCAACGACATGCGACGCCGGATGAAGGCGCACGGACACGTCATCTGA
- a CDS encoding DUF4334 domain-containing protein, which translates to MNVVQRLEELRARTDRIDPRELDALWEHLAPARIDDLVGYRWKGFSFDTGHRTHTLLGRSRWYGKTFVSASEVQPLVCYGEDDELFSDTKTGRGEASLWEIVFRGEVTATMVYDGMPVFDHFKKVDDDTVVGVMNGKGSLVFDDGEHYWFGLERDTAV; encoded by the coding sequence ATGAACGTCGTCCAGCGACTCGAGGAACTGCGCGCCCGCACCGACCGGATCGACCCTCGCGAACTCGATGCCCTCTGGGAGCATCTCGCTCCGGCCCGCATCGACGATCTCGTCGGATACCGTTGGAAGGGCTTCAGTTTCGACACCGGACACCGCACCCATACACTGCTCGGCAGGTCGCGATGGTACGGAAAGACGTTCGTGTCGGCATCCGAGGTCCAGCCGCTCGTGTGCTACGGCGAGGACGACGAGTTGTTCTCCGACACGAAGACCGGACGCGGTGAGGCAAGCCTGTGGGAGATCGTGTTCCGCGGCGAGGTGACGGCGACGATGGTCTACGACGGCATGCCGGTCTTCGACCACTTCAAGAAGGTCGACGACGACACCGTCGTCGGGGTGATGAACGGCAAGGGCTCGTTGGTGTTCGACGACGGCGAGCACTACTGGTTCGGTCTCGAACGCGACACCGCCGTGTGA